One genomic segment of Pseudomonas sp. p1(2021b) includes these proteins:
- a CDS encoding bifunctional diguanylate cyclase/phosphodiesterase produces the protein MSFVPALLLSILLVWTTTAGALTLTDEEKAWLGAHPQLRLGIDASWPPFEFRDQEGRYQGLAADYVALIEERLGIRLKPVEPRGWTEVLLQAKENHLDLLPGIMSTPERQNYLSFTRPYLDFPIVILAHDGGPQPRTLKELYGLKVAVVENYAPHELLRTHHPDLNLVALPNVSSSLQALATDEVDAVVGDLASSIWALRQLKLEGLYVSGETPYRYQLAMATPRGNKVLIGILDKVIADMSPGEVNQIQQRWVGNVVDQRSFWNDLLLYGLPAVLLLMAILAVVIRINRRLSSEISRRIALEQELRSSEYHYRSLVESLSAIAWEADANDFTYSYVSPHAEDLLGYPLGDWLKPGFWRSILHPEDALWAQAFCDSETAAGRDHSLDYRVIRADGQALWVRNIVSMIEHGHRPLLRGLMIDISETKRTEDALRLSEQKFASVFQQCPDILVIARHSDGCLLEVNEAFEEQIGLSPSQVIGRTATELDLWAVAGAGPVLLERLQRGAIRNLETRFRRSNGQIFTGLVSAETFELDGTRALVVAVRDISQLKETQQQLQTSEEKFAKAFHASPDGLLLSRQSDGLLLEANEGFCRLTGYDINPASDQTSLDLGIWVDLNERKRLVDQLQRDGFVRDFSCHIRRSDGQIRLCELSARPLPIAGTDCMLTIVRDITERNLMQEKLQLAATVFENTAEGVLITDPEQRISAVNRAFSEITGYSEIEALGQTPRLLASGQHDSAFYAAMWHQLTAEGHWQGEIYNKRKNGELYPGWLTISAVRNREHEITHFVAVFADISSLKLAQAKLDYQAHHDPLTGLPNRALFENRLQAALSGAQEANRQGAVLFLDLDRFKHINDSLGHPVGDLLLKSIAHRLKEQVRDLDTVARLGGDEFIILLPGLHRPSDANAIANKLLACFHAPFQAGEHEFFTSASIGISLYPQDGSDVASLIRNADAAMYRSKAKGRNRVEAYTRDLTAQASERIALEHELRRAIERREMSLCFQPKFSLKSQSLVGAEALVRWRHPTFGEVPPEQFIHLAEENGTILQLGDWVMEQACRQMFAWKALYKPFGPLSINLAGAQLRQPNLARRIAHLLKVYQLKAGDLQLEITENFIMSQAEEALAILHQLKDLGVQLAIDDFGTGYSSLSYLKRLPLDILKIDQSFIRGLPDDPHDAAITRAIIALGRSMQLTIIAEGVENQDQQRFLAIEGCEQIQGYIVSPPLPPEEFAATFLRIALSDLSDGTHLKPSL, from the coding sequence ATGTCTTTTGTGCCGGCCCTTTTGTTGTCGATCCTGCTCGTCTGGACCACAACGGCCGGCGCCTTGACCCTGACGGATGAAGAGAAAGCCTGGCTCGGTGCCCACCCCCAGCTACGCCTGGGTATCGATGCCTCCTGGCCACCTTTCGAGTTCCGCGACCAGGAGGGCCGCTACCAGGGATTGGCCGCCGACTACGTTGCCCTGATCGAGGAACGCCTGGGCATCCGCCTCAAGCCGGTCGAGCCCAGAGGCTGGACCGAAGTCCTGCTGCAAGCCAAGGAAAACCACCTGGACCTGCTCCCTGGCATCATGTCGACACCGGAACGCCAGAATTACCTGTCCTTCACCCGCCCCTACCTGGACTTCCCCATCGTCATCCTGGCCCACGACGGCGGGCCACAGCCCCGCACACTCAAGGAACTGTACGGGCTCAAGGTCGCCGTGGTGGAAAACTACGCGCCCCATGAGCTGCTGCGCACGCACCATCCGGACCTGAACCTCGTCGCACTGCCCAACGTCAGCTCCTCCCTCCAGGCCCTGGCCACCGATGAAGTGGACGCTGTGGTCGGTGACCTCGCCTCGAGCATCTGGGCCCTGCGACAACTCAAGCTCGAAGGCCTGTACGTCAGTGGCGAGACGCCTTACCGCTACCAGTTGGCCATGGCCACGCCCAGGGGCAACAAGGTCTTGATCGGTATTCTGGACAAGGTCATAGCAGACATGAGCCCTGGCGAAGTCAACCAGATCCAGCAACGCTGGGTTGGCAATGTCGTCGACCAACGCTCGTTCTGGAACGACCTGCTGCTCTATGGCCTGCCCGCGGTCCTACTGCTGATGGCCATCCTCGCCGTGGTGATCCGCATCAACCGGCGCCTGAGCTCGGAAATCTCCCGGCGTATCGCGCTCGAGCAGGAGCTGCGCAGCAGTGAGTACCACTACCGCAGCCTGGTCGAAAGCCTGTCGGCCATCGCGTGGGAAGCCGACGCCAACGATTTCACCTACAGCTACGTCTCCCCCCATGCCGAGGACTTGCTCGGCTACCCCCTGGGCGACTGGCTCAAGCCGGGGTTCTGGCGCAGCATCCTGCACCCCGAGGATGCGCTCTGGGCCCAGGCCTTCTGCGACAGCGAGACCGCCGCCGGGCGCGACCACAGCCTCGACTATCGGGTGATCCGCGCCGATGGCCAGGCCCTCTGGGTGCGCAATATCGTCAGCATGATCGAACATGGGCACCGCCCGTTGCTGCGCGGCCTGATGATCGACATCAGCGAAACCAAACGTACCGAGGATGCCCTGCGCCTGTCGGAGCAGAAGTTCGCCTCGGTGTTTCAACAATGCCCGGACATCCTGGTGATCGCCCGGCACAGCGATGGCTGCCTGCTGGAGGTCAACGAAGCCTTCGAAGAGCAGATCGGCCTGAGCCCGAGCCAGGTGATCGGTCGCACCGCCACCGAACTGGACCTCTGGGCAGTCGCAGGCGCCGGGCCCGTCCTGTTGGAGCGCCTGCAGCGGGGTGCCATCCGTAATCTAGAGACCCGGTTCCGACGTAGCAACGGCCAAATATTCACCGGCTTGGTCTCCGCTGAAACGTTCGAACTCGATGGCACCCGGGCGCTGGTGGTGGCCGTGCGGGACATCAGCCAGCTGAAGGAAACCCAGCAACAGCTGCAAACCTCGGAGGAGAAGTTCGCCAAGGCCTTCCACGCCTCCCCCGACGGCCTGCTGCTGTCACGCCAGAGCGACGGCCTGTTGCTGGAGGCGAACGAAGGCTTCTGCCGCCTGACCGGCTACGATATCAATCCCGCCAGCGACCAGACCTCCCTCGATCTGGGTATCTGGGTCGACCTCAACGAACGCAAGCGCCTGGTCGACCAGCTCCAGCGTGACGGCTTCGTACGTGACTTCAGTTGCCACATTCGCCGCAGCGACGGGCAGATCCGCCTGTGCGAGCTGTCAGCCCGACCGCTGCCGATCGCCGGCACCGACTGCATGCTGACCATCGTGCGCGACATCACCGAACGCAACCTGATGCAGGAAAAACTGCAACTGGCGGCCACCGTGTTCGAGAACACCGCAGAAGGCGTCTTGATCACCGACCCGGAGCAACGCATCAGCGCGGTGAACCGCGCCTTCAGCGAAATCACCGGCTACAGCGAAATAGAAGCCCTCGGGCAGACCCCGCGCCTGCTTGCCTCCGGCCAGCACGACAGCGCGTTCTATGCCGCCATGTGGCACCAGCTCACCGCCGAAGGCCACTGGCAGGGAGAAATCTACAACAAACGCAAGAATGGCGAGCTCTACCCCGGCTGGCTGACCATCAGCGCCGTGCGCAACCGCGAGCATGAGATCACCCACTTCGTCGCTGTGTTCGCCGATATCTCCAGCCTCAAGCTTGCCCAGGCCAAGCTCGACTACCAGGCCCACCACGATCCACTCACCGGCCTGCCCAACCGCGCCCTGTTCGAAAACCGCCTGCAGGCTGCCCTCAGCGGCGCCCAGGAGGCCAATCGCCAGGGCGCGGTCCTGTTCCTCGACCTGGACCGCTTCAAGCACATCAATGACAGCCTCGGCCACCCCGTGGGCGACCTGCTGCTAAAAAGCATCGCCCACCGCCTAAAGGAACAGGTACGCGACCTCGATACCGTAGCCCGCCTGGGCGGCGACGAATTCATCATCCTCCTGCCCGGCCTGCACCGCCCCAGCGATGCCAATGCCATCGCCAATAAATTGCTGGCCTGCTTCCATGCGCCCTTCCAGGCCGGCGAGCATGAATTCTTCACCAGCGCGAGCATCGGCATCAGCCTCTATCCCCAGGACGGCAGCGACGTCGCCAGCCTCATCCGCAACGCCGATGCCGCCATGTATCGCTCCAAGGCCAAGGGCCGCAACCGCGTCGAAGCCTACACCCGCGACCTCACCGCCCAGGCCAGCGAGCGCATCGCCCTGGAGCACGAACTGCGCCGCGCCATCGAACGTCGCGAAATGAGCCTGTGCTTCCAGCCCAAGTTCAGCCTCAAGAGCCAAAGCCTGGTCGGCGCCGAAGCCCTGGTTCGCTGGCGGCACCCGACCTTCGGCGAGGTACCGCCGGAGCAGTTCATCCACCTGGCCGAGGAGAACGGCACCATTCTCCAGCTGGGCGATTGGGTGATGGAACAGGCCTGCCGCCAGATGTTCGCCTGGAAGGCCCTCTACAAGCCGTTCGGCCCCCTGTCGATCAACCTCGCCGGCGCCCAGCTGCGCCAACCGAACCTGGCCAGGCGCATCGCACACCTGCTCAAGGTGTACCAGCTCAAGGCCGGCGACCTGCAGCTGGAAATCACCGAGAACTTCATCATGAGCCAGGCCGAAGAAGCCCTGGCCATCCTTCACCAGCTCAAGGACCTGGGCGTGCAATTGGCCATCGACGACTTCGGCACGGGCTATTCATCGCTGAGCTACCTCAAGCGCCTGCCACTGGACATCCTCAAGATCGACCAGTCCTTCATCCGCGGCCTGCCGGACGACCCCCACGACGCCGCCATCACCCGCGCGATCATCGCCCTGGGCCGCAGCATGCAGCTGACCATCATTGCCGAAGGTGTGGAAAACCAGGACCAGCAACGCTTCCTCGCCATCGAAGGTTGCGAACAGATCCAAGGCTACATCGTCAGCCCGCCCCTGCCCCCGGAGGAGTTCGCAGCGACCTTTCTTCGTATAGCACTATCAGATCTTTCAGATGGCACCCACCTCAAACCCTCGTTATAA
- the rpoD gene encoding RNA polymerase sigma factor RpoD, with product MSGKAQQQSRIKELITRGREQGYLTYAEVNDHLPEDISDPEQVEDIIRMINDMGINVFESAPDADALLLAEADTDEAAAEEAAAALAAVETDIGRTTDPVRMYMREMGTVELLTREGEIEIAKRIEEGIREVMGAIAHFPGTVDYILSEYDRVTTEGGRLSDVLSGYIDPDDNIAAPTEEVPIPGAKAAAAKEEEDEEEDSEESGDDSEDEGESGPDPEVARQRFGAVADQLQATGKILKKHGRSGKESIEALQALADLFMPIKLVPKQFDALVERVRSALERLRAQERAIMQLCVRDARMPRADFLRLFPSNETDQTWSGDLAKRNTKWAAALAEKDAAIVACQQKLIDLETETGLTVAEIKEINRRMSIGEAKARRAKKEMVEANLRLVISIAKKYTNRGLQFLDLIQEGNIGLMKAVDKFEYRRGYKFSTYATWWIRQAITRSIADQARTIRIPVHMIETINKLNRISRQMLQEMGREPTPEELGERMEMPEDKIRKVLKIAKEPISMETPIGDDEDSHLGDFIEDSTMQSPIDVATVESLKEATRDVLSGLTAREAKVLRMRFGIDMNTDHTLEEVGKQFDVTRERIRQIEAKALRKLRHPTRSEHLRSFLDE from the coding sequence ATGTCCGGAAAAGCGCAACAGCAATCTCGTATCAAAGAGTTGATCACCCGCGGTCGTGAGCAGGGCTACCTGACTTACGCGGAGGTCAACGACCACCTGCCTGAGGATATTTCAGATCCGGAACAGGTGGAAGACATCATCCGCATGATCAACGACATGGGGATCAACGTATTCGAGAGTGCTCCGGATGCGGATGCCCTGCTGTTGGCGGAAGCCGACACCGACGAAGCCGCAGCCGAAGAAGCTGCCGCAGCGTTGGCGGCAGTTGAAACCGATATCGGCCGCACGACCGACCCGGTGCGCATGTACATGCGCGAAATGGGTACCGTCGAGCTGCTGACCCGCGAAGGCGAAATCGAAATCGCCAAGCGCATCGAGGAAGGCATTCGCGAAGTCATGGGCGCCATCGCCCACTTCCCGGGTACTGTCGACTATATCCTCAGCGAATACGACCGCGTCACCACCGAAGGTGGCCGTCTGTCCGATGTCCTCAGCGGTTACATCGACCCTGACGACAACATCGCCGCCCCGACCGAGGAAGTGCCGATCCCTGGCGCCAAGGCCGCGGCTGCCAAGGAAGAGGAAGACGAAGAGGAAGACAGCGAAGAAAGCGGTGACGACAGCGAGGACGAGGGCGAAAGCGGCCCGGATCCGGAAGTTGCCCGTCAGCGTTTCGGCGCCGTCGCCGACCAGCTCCAGGCCACCGGCAAGATCCTGAAGAAACATGGCCGCAGCGGCAAGGAGAGCATCGAAGCCCTCCAGGCCCTGGCAGACCTGTTCATGCCGATCAAGCTGGTGCCCAAGCAGTTCGACGCGCTGGTCGAACGCGTACGCAGCGCCCTGGAGCGCCTGCGTGCCCAGGAACGCGCCATCATGCAACTGTGCGTGCGTGATGCCCGCATGCCGCGCGCCGACTTCCTGCGCCTGTTCCCGAGCAACGAGACCGACCAGACCTGGTCCGGCGACCTGGCCAAGCGCAACACCAAGTGGGCTGCCGCCCTGGCCGAGAAGGACGCCGCGATCGTCGCCTGCCAGCAGAAGCTGATCGACCTCGAAACCGAGACCGGCCTGACCGTTGCCGAAATCAAGGAAATCAACCGTCGCATGTCGATCGGCGAGGCCAAGGCCCGCCGCGCCAAGAAGGAAATGGTCGAGGCGAACCTGCGTCTGGTGATTTCCATCGCCAAGAAGTACACCAACCGTGGCCTGCAGTTCCTGGATCTGATCCAGGAGGGCAATATCGGCTTGATGAAGGCGGTGGACAAGTTCGAATACCGTCGCGGCTACAAGTTCTCGACCTATGCCACCTGGTGGATCCGCCAGGCGATCACCCGCTCGATCGCCGACCAGGCGCGCACCATCCGTATCCCGGTGCACATGATCGAGACGATCAACAAGCTCAACCGTATTTCCCGCCAGATGCTGCAGGAAATGGGTCGCGAACCGACTCCGGAAGAGCTGGGCGAGCGTATGGAAATGCCTGAGGACAAGATCCGCAAGGTATTGAAGATCGCCAAGGAACCGATCTCCATGGAAACGCCGATCGGTGATGACGAAGATTCGCACCTGGGCGACTTCATCGAGGACTCGACCATGCAGTCCCCGATCGATGTGGCCACGGTCGAAAGCCTCAAGGAAGCCACCCGTGACGTGCTCTCGGGCCTGACCGCACGCGAAGCCAAGGTGCTGCGCATGCGTTTCGGCATCGACATGAACACCGATCACACCCTCGAAGAGGTCGGCAAGCAGTTCGACGTGACCCGCGAGCGGATCCGTCAGATCGAAGCCAAGGCGCTGCGCAAGCTGCGCCACCCGACGCGAAGCGAGCACCTGCGCTCCTTCCTCGACGAGTGA
- the dnaG gene encoding DNA primase: protein MAGLIPQSFIDDLLNRTDIVDVVSSRIQLKKTGKNLSACCPFHKEKTPSFTVSPDKQFYYCFGCGAGGNALGFVMDHDNLDFPQAVEELAQAAGMEVPREEGRRGQKPRQPTDSPLYPLLEAAAEFYRQALRGHPTRKAAVDYLKGRGLSGEIARDFGLGFAPPGWDNLLKHLGADSLQQKVMIDAGLLIENAESGKRYDRFRDRVMFPIRDSRGRVIAFGGRVLGDDKPKYLNSPETPVFHKGQELYGLYEARKHNRNLDEIIVVEGYMDVIALAQQGLRNAVATLGTATSEEHLKRLFRVVPSVLFCFDGDQAGRKAAWRALESTLASLQDGRRARFLFLPEGEDPDSLVRAEGTDAFMARINQHAQPLADYFFEQLGNEADPRSLEGKAHMATLAAPLIEKIPGANLRQLMRNRLKEVTGLDPQQVEQLAQHAPAPSTPDYDPGYDYDAMASYAPDYSEAHLYDHAPAQQEQRPWTPNKGGKKQWDGKPWDKKGGKPWQRDGQRGEAPPRVPAPVEPPTLSALRTLLHYPLLAGKVEDASHFADEEHLYSQLLVALIEAAQKNPKLSSMQLIARWHGTEQGRLLRALAEKEWLIDADNLEQQFFDTITSLSARQRERSLEHLLRKARQSELSGEEKSQLLALLSRNVPAQNPTSSGA, encoded by the coding sequence ATGGCCGGGCTGATTCCCCAAAGCTTCATTGACGACCTTCTCAACCGCACCGACATCGTCGATGTGGTGAGTTCGCGCATCCAGCTCAAAAAGACCGGCAAGAACCTTTCCGCCTGCTGCCCGTTCCACAAGGAGAAAACCCCCTCCTTCACCGTCAGCCCCGACAAGCAGTTCTACTACTGCTTCGGTTGTGGTGCCGGCGGCAACGCGCTCGGTTTCGTCATGGACCACGACAACCTGGACTTTCCCCAGGCGGTCGAAGAGCTGGCCCAGGCCGCCGGCATGGAAGTCCCTCGGGAGGAAGGCCGTCGCGGGCAGAAGCCCCGCCAGCCCACCGACTCGCCCCTCTACCCGCTGCTGGAAGCCGCCGCCGAGTTCTATCGCCAGGCCCTGCGTGGCCACCCGACCCGCAAGGCGGCGGTGGACTACCTCAAGGGCCGAGGCCTGTCCGGCGAAATCGCCCGTGATTTCGGCCTGGGCTTCGCCCCGCCGGGCTGGGACAACCTGCTCAAGCACCTGGGCGCGGACAGCCTGCAGCAAAAGGTGATGATCGATGCAGGCCTGCTGATCGAGAATGCCGAAAGCGGCAAGCGCTACGATCGTTTCCGCGACCGCGTGATGTTCCCTATCCGCGACAGCCGTGGCAGGGTCATCGCGTTCGGCGGCCGGGTCCTCGGGGACGACAAGCCCAAGTACCTGAACTCCCCGGAAACCCCGGTGTTCCACAAGGGGCAAGAGCTGTACGGCTTGTACGAGGCGCGCAAGCACAACCGCAACCTCGACGAGATCATCGTGGTCGAGGGCTACATGGACGTCATCGCCCTGGCCCAGCAAGGCCTGCGCAATGCGGTGGCGACACTGGGCACGGCCACCAGCGAAGAGCACCTCAAGCGCTTGTTCCGCGTGGTGCCGAGCGTGCTGTTCTGCTTCGATGGCGACCAGGCCGGCCGCAAGGCGGCCTGGCGCGCCCTGGAGTCAACCCTGGCCAGCCTGCAGGACGGCCGCCGTGCCCGCTTCCTGTTCCTGCCCGAAGGCGAAGACCCGGACAGCCTGGTGCGCGCAGAAGGCACCGATGCCTTCATGGCCCGCATCAACCAGCACGCCCAGCCGCTGGCGGACTACTTCTTCGAGCAACTGGGCAACGAGGCCGACCCGCGTTCGCTGGAAGGCAAGGCGCACATGGCGACCCTGGCCGCACCGTTGATCGAAAAGATTCCCGGTGCCAACCTGCGCCAGCTGATGCGCAACCGCCTGAAGGAGGTCACCGGGCTGGATCCGCAACAGGTCGAACAGCTGGCCCAGCACGCACCAGCCCCCAGCACCCCGGATTACGACCCTGGCTATGACTACGACGCCATGGCCAGCTACGCCCCCGACTACAGCGAAGCGCACCTGTACGACCATGCGCCCGCCCAGCAGGAACAGCGCCCCTGGACACCCAACAAAGGCGGCAAGAAACAATGGGATGGCAAGCCCTGGGACAAGAAAGGCGGCAAGCCCTGGCAACGTGATGGCCAGCGCGGCGAAGCGCCGCCAAGGGTGCCCGCACCGGTGGAGCCGCCGACGCTGTCGGCGCTGCGCACCTTGCTGCACTACCCGCTGCTGGCCGGCAAGGTGGAAGATGCCAGCCATTTCGCCGACGAAGAGCACCTCTACAGCCAGCTGCTGGTGGCCTTGATCGAAGCCGCGCAGAAGAATCCTAAGCTAAGCTCAATGCAGTTGATCGCACGCTGGCACGGCACCGAGCAAGGCCGCCTGCTGCGGGCCCTGGCGGAAAAGGAGTGGCTGATCGATGCCGACAACCTTGAACAACAGTTTTTCGACACTATAACTAGCTTGTCCGCCCGCCAACGCGAGCGCAGCCTGGAACATCTGCTCAGGAAAGCACGTCAAAGCGAGTTGAGCGGCGAGGAAAAATCGCAGCTCCTTGCCCTGCTGAGCCGGAATGTTCCCGCACAAAACCCGACCTCATCTGGCGCGTGA
- the rpsU gene encoding 30S ribosomal protein S21 — MPAVKVKENEPFDVALRRFKRSCEKAGVLAEVRSREFYEKPTAERKRKAAAAVKRHAKKVQREQRRAVRLY, encoded by the coding sequence ATGCCAGCCGTCAAAGTTAAAGAGAACGAACCCTTCGACGTAGCTCTGCGTCGTTTCAAGCGCTCCTGCGAAAAAGCCGGTGTACTGGCTGAAGTTCGTAGCCGCGAGTTTTACGAGAAGCCGACTGCCGAGCGCAAGCGCAAAGCCGCTGCCGCTGTAAAGCGTCACGCCAAGAAGGTTCAGCGCGAACAGCGCCGCGCCGTTCGTCTGTACTGA
- the tsaD gene encoding tRNA (adenosine(37)-N6)-threonylcarbamoyltransferase complex transferase subunit TsaD, with protein sequence MLVLGLETSCDETGVALYDSERGLLADALFSQIDLHRVYGGVVPELASRDHVKRMLPLIRQVLAEAGCVATEIDAIAYTAGPGLVGALLVGASCAQALAFAWDIPAIGVHHMEGHLLAPMLEETPPAFPFVALLVSGGHTQLVRVDGIGQYELLGESLDDAAGEAFDKTAKLIGLNYPGGPEIARLAEQGVPGRFVFPRPMTDRPGLEFSFSGLKTFALNTWQQCRDAGDDSEQTRCDLSLAFQQAVVETLTIKCKRALKQTGLKRLVIAGGVSANKALRASLETMLASLNGNVYYARPKFCTDNGAMIAYAGCQRLLAGQRQDLAIAVQARWPMEQLPAV encoded by the coding sequence ATGCTAGTACTGGGATTGGAAACATCCTGCGACGAAACTGGCGTCGCATTATACGACAGCGAGCGCGGCCTGTTGGCCGACGCGCTGTTCAGTCAGATCGACCTTCACCGCGTCTATGGCGGCGTCGTGCCGGAGCTGGCCTCGCGTGATCACGTCAAGCGCATGCTGCCCTTGATCCGCCAGGTGCTGGCCGAGGCTGGCTGCGTCGCCACCGAGATCGATGCCATTGCCTACACCGCCGGCCCCGGCCTGGTCGGCGCCCTGCTGGTCGGTGCTTCGTGCGCCCAGGCGTTGGCGTTCGCCTGGGACATCCCGGCGATCGGTGTGCACCACATGGAAGGCCATCTGCTGGCCCCCATGCTCGAGGAAACGCCTCCGGCGTTTCCGTTCGTCGCTTTGTTGGTGTCCGGCGGCCACACCCAGCTGGTGCGGGTCGATGGCATCGGCCAATACGAACTGTTGGGCGAGAGCCTGGACGATGCGGCGGGCGAGGCATTCGACAAGACCGCCAAGCTGATCGGCCTGAACTACCCGGGTGGGCCCGAGATCGCTCGCTTGGCGGAGCAGGGCGTGCCTGGGCGTTTCGTGTTCCCGCGGCCGATGACCGATCGTCCGGGCCTGGAATTCAGCTTCAGCGGCCTCAAGACCTTCGCCCTGAATACCTGGCAGCAATGCCGCGATGCCGGCGACGACAGTGAGCAAACCCGTTGCGACCTGTCCCTGGCGTTCCAGCAGGCGGTGGTGGAGACTCTGACCATCAAGTGCAAACGCGCCCTCAAGCAGACCGGCCTCAAGCGCCTGGTCATCGCCGGCGGCGTGAGCGCCAACAAGGCCCTGCGGGCCTCGCTGGAAACCATGCTGGCCAGCCTCAACGGCAATGTGTACTACGCGCGCCCCAAGTTCTGCACCGACAACGGCGCCATGATCGCCTACGCCGGGTGCCAGCGCCTGTTGGCCGGGCAGCGTCAGGACCTGGCCATTGCCGTACAGGCGCGTTGGCCGATGGAGCAGCTGCCGGCGGTGTGA
- the plsY gene encoding glycerol-3-phosphate 1-O-acyltransferase PlsY, with the protein MFWLLALLAYLLGSLSFAIVLSRLSGSPDPRSSGSGNAGATNMLRLAGRKLAILTLLGDLCKGLLPVLLAQLAGLGLQEQAWVGLCAVIGHLFPLYFCFKGGKGVATAAGMLMGLYFPAALLAIAAWLLTFYLTRTSSLAALIATPLTLPLLAWREPEALLPITVLTVLIVWRHRSNLRDLFAGRERHF; encoded by the coding sequence ATGTTTTGGTTATTGGCGCTGCTTGCCTACCTGCTCGGCTCTCTGTCCTTCGCCATTGTCCTGAGCCGCCTCAGCGGCAGCCCGGACCCGCGCTCCAGTGGCTCGGGCAACGCCGGCGCGACCAACATGCTACGCCTGGCAGGCCGCAAGCTGGCGATCCTGACCCTGCTGGGCGACCTGTGCAAGGGCCTGTTGCCCGTGCTGCTGGCCCAACTGGCCGGCCTGGGCCTGCAGGAGCAAGCCTGGGTCGGGCTCTGCGCGGTGATCGGTCACCTGTTCCCACTGTACTTCTGCTTCAAGGGCGGCAAGGGCGTGGCCACCGCAGCCGGCATGCTCATGGGCCTGTACTTCCCCGCCGCGCTGCTGGCCATCGCCGCCTGGCTGCTGACCTTCTACCTCACCCGCACCAGCTCCCTGGCCGCGCTGATCGCCACCCCGCTGACCCTGCCATTGCTGGCCTGGCGCGAGCCCGAGGCGTTGTTGCCGATCACCGTGCTCACGGTACTCATCGTCTGGCGCCATCGCAGCAATCTACGCGACCTGTTCGCCGGGCGCGAACGGCATTTCTGA
- the folB gene encoding dihydroneopterin aldolase, protein MDRVFIEGLEVDTVIGAYDWERDIRQCLRLDLSFAWDNRPAAAGDDLALALDYASVSARVQAFAEQARFELVETFAERLVAVLMEEFNIPWVRLKLTKPGAVPAARGGVGVEIERGCL, encoded by the coding sequence TTGGACAGAGTGTTCATCGAAGGCCTGGAAGTCGATACCGTCATCGGTGCCTATGACTGGGAGCGGGATATTCGCCAGTGCCTGCGCCTGGACCTGAGTTTCGCCTGGGACAATCGCCCGGCGGCTGCCGGTGACGACCTGGCCTTGGCCCTGGACTACGCCAGTGTCTCGGCACGTGTCCAGGCGTTCGCCGAGCAGGCCCGTTTCGAACTGGTGGAAACATTCGCCGAGCGCCTGGTCGCGGTATTGATGGAAGAATTCAACATTCCGTGGGTGCGCCTGAAGCTGACCAAGCCGGGTGCCGTACCGGCGGCCCGTGGCGGCGTTGGCGTGGAGATCGAGCGCGGATGTCTCTGA
- the folK gene encoding 2-amino-4-hydroxy-6-hydroxymethyldihydropteridine diphosphokinase, whose amino-acid sequence MSLSTVYLGLGSNIDRQAHLCAGLDALAGFLQGMRCSPVFESQAVGIKSGPFYNLVVTGQTDLPLLELDRRLKFIEADNGRYAPERKGLPLDIDVLMYDDLLGTFDGLVLPRAEILKNAFVLWPLSLIAPQLVHPGVGKTMGQLWQEADIDQTLAPVPFEWRGLQLTRM is encoded by the coding sequence ATGTCTCTGAGTACGGTTTACCTGGGCCTGGGCAGCAACATCGACCGCCAGGCGCACCTGTGCGCCGGGCTCGATGCCCTGGCGGGCTTCCTGCAGGGCATGCGCTGCTCGCCGGTGTTCGAAAGCCAGGCGGTGGGCATCAAGAGCGGGCCGTTCTACAACCTGGTGGTCACCGGGCAGACCGACCTGCCGCTGCTGGAGTTGGACCGTCGGCTCAAGTTCATCGAGGCGGACAACGGCCGTTATGCGCCTGAGCGCAAGGGCTTACCGCTGGATATCGATGTGCTGATGTATGACGACCTGCTGGGTACTTTCGACGGCCTGGTGTTGCCCAGGGCCGAGATCCTCAAGAATGCGTTCGTGCTCTGGCCGTTGTCGTTGATCGCGCCGCAGTTGGTGCACCCGGGCGTCGGCAAGACGATGGGGCAGCTGTGGCAGGAAGCGGATATCGACCAGACATTGGCACCGGTGCCCTTCGAGTGGCGTGGGTTGCAACTGACCCGGATGTGA